GCACTCGAAGCACTTGATAGGAATTGCTTAATATTAAATGCACAACATTTGCGGTATGCAATCATGCTTCTTGGAAGTCTGCTGCTCACAAGCATTACTTCCCCTGTCTGCGCCTcattttccacatctgtaaaatggggacaatgatactgacttcttttggaaagcactttgagacacACAGAGAGCACATCAGTGGTTAGTTTGGATGTCACAGGAGCACTCTACACAAGCAGTGAGAGCCCTGTGTACTGGGAAGGGCAGTGATAAAGAAAGGTACCTTCGCATTCCGGCTGCTCTCCATCCCACTTTCCAGAAGCGCCGCACTGCAGCCTGTCTGATCCCGTCAACACAAACCCTTCTTCACAGGCAAACTCACAGGTTGAATTCCACAGAAAGTTCCCAGAGGCGGGAGAGCATGTCAGGGAGCCATGAGCTGGAGCCTTTAAGCCATCACACTGCACAACTGCAAATCACATGGAATAGCGTGGAGCTTAGTGTGGAGCAAACTAAGGGAAAAACTTTTCTTTTGCATAGTAACAGAATATACATTGATGGGAGCTGGGCGTTAGAGAGCAAAGCTATCTCCCTGCAGGCTAAGAAAGTGACTAGGAGCAGTGGGATCTGGGTGTCTCAGGGGACTGGACCCGGGATTTCGGGATGTCTCAGTATTTTATAACATGTAACCAAAATACAAATCTATTCTTGTAAGATGTATAAAGTGTCTCTAAAAAAGGTTCTAAATTATGCCCCATTTCTGGTACTGACAGATGTGCATCAGACCCCACTCCAAATCAACATGCATTTCAGATCTGAAACAAATGATCTTTCAGTGATCTTTCTCTGAAGCACCTTAGAGTTCAGCCTTTCTGAAAAAAGGTGCTACGTGAAAATCAAGAGCTTATATTATCACTGTATCTAGCTGATTGGCTTTGCAGAGCTTCTGCACTCGAAGCACTTGATAGGAATTGCTTAATCTTAGGTACCTTCGCATTCCGGCTGCTGTCCATCCCACTCTCCAGAAGCGCCGCACTGCAGCCTGTCTGATCCTGTCAACACAAATCCTTCTTCACAGGCAAACTCACAGGTTGAATTCCACAGAAAGTTCCCAGAGGCGGGAGAGCATGTCAGGGAGCCATGAGCTGGAGCCTTTAAGCCATCACACTGCACAACTGCAAATCACATGGAATAGCGTGGAGCTTAGTGTTGAGCAAACTAAGGGAAAAACTTTTCTTTTGCATAGTAACAGAATATACATTGATGGGAGCTGGGCGTTAGAGAGCGAAGCTATCTTCCTGCAGGCTAAGAAAGTGACTAGGAGCAGTGGGATCTGGGTGTCTCAAGGGACTGGACACGGGATTTCGGAATGTCTCAGTATTTCATAACATGTAACCAAAATACAAATCTATTCTTGTAAGATGTATAAAGTGTCTCTAAAAAAGGTTCTAAATTATGCCCCATTTCTGGTACTGACAGATGTCCACCAGATCCCACTCCAGAGCCTTCTGCATTTCTCTGATGGGAGTAATGATCTTTCAGTGATTTTTCTCTAAAGCATCTTCAAGTTCAGCCTTTCTGAAAAAAGGTGCTACGTGAAAATCAAGAGCTTATATTATCAGTCTATCTAGCTGATGGGCTTTGCAAAGCTTCTGCACTCAAAGCACTTGATAGGAATTGCTTAATCTTAAACGCACAACATTCGCGGTATGCAATCATGCTTCTTGGAAGTCTGCTGCTCACAAGCATTACTTCCCCTGTCTGCGCCTcattttccacatctgtaaaatggggacaatgatactgacttcttttggaaagcactttgagacacACAGAGAGCACATCAGCGGTTAGTTTGGATGTCACAGCAGCACTCTACACAAGCAGTGAGAGCCCTGTGTACTGGGAAGGGCAGTGATAAAGAAAGGTACCTTCGCATTCCGGCTGCTCTCCATCCCACTTTCCAGAAGCGCCACACTGCAGCCTGTCTGATCCCGTCAACATAAACCCTTCTTCACAGGCAAACTCACAGGTTGAATTCCACAGAAAGCTCCCAGAGGCGGGAGAGCATGTGAGGGAGCCATGAGCTGGAGCCTTTAAGCCATCACACTGCACAACTGCAAATCACATGGAATAGCGTGGAGCTTAGTGTGGAGCAAACTAAGGGAAAAACTTTTCTTCTTCATGGTAACAGAATATACATTGGCAGGAGCTTGGCATTAGAGAGTGAAGCTATCTCCCTGCAGGTTAAGAAAGTGACCGGGGCAGAGACAGTGTAGAGCTATCTAGGGCAGGGTTAAGTCAATGCCTCTCCCTGAACTGTACTTCTTCTGGGACAAAGGCAGGCCTGTAGGCCACAGATCTGTCAATCTGAAACCCAATTCACTTTAagaatttaatattaaaatagtgGGCCAGAGCCTCCATTGCTGTAAAGGGACAAagctgcattgaagtcaacagatcCATAAGGATTCATGCCAGTTGAGATCTGACCTACAGTTCCTTGAGAATTTACCTGTACATGCTGGAGTGGGTGCAGACCAGTTTCCGGAAGAGGTACACCAGACTGGTTCAAACCCAGTTGATTCATAGCCTTCTGCACACTGAACCTCACAGGATGAGTTGTAGCTGTAGGTCTGCAGTGGATGGCTGCACTCCAGTGTCCCTTGATCGGGTTCTTTTAATTGGTCGCAACTCACAACTACAAAGGGACACAAGCAGGCCTACAGTCAGTACCACTTTCTCAACAGCAAATGAAATAATCAAACTAGCTAGACCTACTGAAAACTAGCTGACATGCACATCTCCCTGTTTGGAAGGCATTAAGAAATAATCTTACCATGCTGGCATTCAGGCCCATAGAATCCAGCATCACAGAGGCAGGTATGATTGTTAATGGTCTCCAGGCATTCACCATGGCCACTGCAGGAAGACTGGTTACAGGAAGCTAGAAGGAAATTCAGCATGGTTATAAAACAATCTATCCCCTTTACTAGTTAATCTGTTTAAAGCCATTGCAGTGCTTTACTTATCCAGGAGAAAACACACTCTGGATAATAAATACTTTGCAAAAGTAAACAGAGGGTGAACGTTATGTCATTTGAAATTACATTGGTTTTGCATCCCAGCATTTCAGAAACCAAGACAGTTGAACCTAGCCACTCACAAAAGTATTCCTGTGGCTGGAAACAGACTCAACTTATATCAAAAGTTAAATCACAAAAGAACAATAGACTTTTACATGATTTAATAAAGGCTCTAAGTTCTGCATTATTCGTTTTAAGCAAGCGAGTAGCCCTCAGTGGAccactcacatgtttaaagttaagcctaatacagtaacaATGTTTAATGTATATATATAGGTTAGCTAATAAACATCCATTTTCTTATTATCATATAGGCTCTTTGGGATTGATTGCATTCTGTACCTGCGTAGCACAAGGCAACCTTCTGTTTGTTGCATCTTTCATCATTCCATTTGCCTGCATCCTTGTCTCTTTTGATGTAGATTTCAACACAGTCCTCGTCATTCTTTCTGTTGTTTGGTTCATCCTGAGCCCAGTTTTTAGCCTCTTCAGTCAGCCGTTTTCTTGTTCCAACCCAGGTCCACTCATTATCAATCTTTCTGATTCCAATCCAGTAATAACTTGGATTGAAGGGTAAAAATGCATTCAGATGGGCAATTTCCTCCTTATTCTGAATGGCAACCATATTTGTATAGTGTTTCCTACACCATTCCTCCGCAAGCTTATAGgtcatatttttttctgaatagtGGTATGTCCAGCAATTGCCCTCCTCAAGCACCATAAGTCCTAGAAAGAGAAGATGCAGAGAAGTTGGTATCCTTTTACCTGTGCTTCCTGTTCTGTTATCAAAGGCCATGTTTATCTCTTTATATCATTCTGCTTTACAAAGAGCATTTCCAGGAAGAATTAGAACAGAAAAAGAGCATCAGCAGCTAGAACTGCAGTATATAGCACAGAgatatttaaaaatacagaaaaataccagaatgttagagagagagagagagagagagaggaatgaaaACAGCACAGAAATTTAGCCCAAACATACAAGATGTCAGTATCAAAATGCTCTTCCAAGAGCTAAGAGAAATAACGCTGTTGAATTAGGGATCCCACCTGTATGCTACGTTTTGGATATAACTTCTACAGCAACCTAGACCTAATTGCTTTTTTCTAAAGAAGACTATATCTAGATCTCAGTGGATATTGCATATGTGCAGGTATTTGAGTCTGTGTATTTGCTTTATACAAAGTTACAATAGTCTCCCAATCAGACATGTCAATATCAAATGTAGGGTCTCCAGCTTGTCAAGGATGTGTCCAGTCATTGCCCACACTGGGTGGGTATGCTGCACAGCCCCACATAGGGGCCACTTTTGGCTTTGGCAGTTGAGAGAGGAAGCATGCCATGCCATCTAATGCTTTCTGTGCAAATCTGCCCTAAAACTTAACCCAGCTACTGCACCCCCATTTACTTCAGAAGGAAGCTGCGAGAAAACAGCAGTGCTGTTACTTCCAGTCTAACTTGTTTTCCACTCAGATACACATTCACTTACCGTAAGTGAGAAGAGAGAGGAACCACAGGCCAATCATGTTTCTGGAGAACTTTTCTTCACTTTGCTCTTTGAAGAGATGgctgcaaaaaacaaacatgcAGGATTACAGCACATGGTTTAAGCACTGATATTAACTTATTGCGATACAATAATATCATACAACGTTATTGTCTATAGCATCTTTCCTATATGCTATTTCACAAATCACTTTACGGGGTTAAACAGCAAGATTCTCCACTCGGCTAGTGTATTGTCTAAAGCAGATCTTAATGGCGAGGAGGACTGGAAATTAAAGTAACTTGCACAGGACATTGTAGTGTTATTTCAGATCTGACTGAATCTGACAGctctgagctgagatcactgacaaTGAACTCAGCTAAGATATGAATACCTttggaaggattcaatttttatcagtaaaagtcaataaacattgatttcaagtaagaaaaatgctgcttgagaacgtcttagagtttgatttaaggatcttTATTTTGTAAATTGTGACACAAGatattgacagtttgtgttttaactgttataaagctttaactttttgaatctcaatgtctattgTCATGAAATAATTCTTGTCTgactcacacagacacacatacacactttctgattccccataattttgcacaagtgtgaaaatttaaatcaataaaaaaatctttaaaatgcttaaaaataaactaaactttttattcatcaaaattatacaaaaataaaaattgaattctgccaagcatgGATATGAAATACAACAAAACTAAAACTACTTGAAAGGCTATTATACTTACAGATTGTGGCTGTGATGCCTGGTGCTACGTAGCAGCCTGGTAAAGATGTGTCTTCAGTGACTGTTTTCCTTTGCTAAGTCACTGCAGTGGTTCTTATGCTAAGACTCAGTGGAGAGCTGCCAGTCAGTGTGTACCCTTTGCCTTCAGCTCGCAGCCTTTTTATTCTATCAGCTCCTACTTCCTAGAAATTCCAGTGACGTAGCTAAGAGGATATCTCCTAATAAGAAAGTGAAAAATTCCCCAGGAAAAAGTATAGCCATGATGCCAAAACTCACAAATACACACCCATATGCCTTCCTCTCCCAGACACACACCAACACCTTAGATTTTAATTCAAATTAATGCACAATTCCAGGatatcaaaagaaaataaaaattcacacTCAACTAATCTTAGTATGTGGGTGAACTGATTCCTTACAGCTTTTCTGTTCTCGTggctgtgtttgttttgtttgaccATAGCGAGCTTCACGTTGTTCCCCCCACATCCACCTTCCATACAGTAGTAAAGTTGAGTTGTGTTTTCCAGAAATGTAAGAAAGAAACATATAATTTACTGACTCCCCTACGTTCTCAGATACCAGGGTGACGGGCATGAAATGAGAATCAAAATAGATGGAAGTGGCACTTTACTAAAAAACCATCCTCCATCTCTATTACATTTCTAGAGGTGTTTAACATGAATGGCGGAGATATTCAAAGGCAGCTAGTGGTTTTAGATGCAAAACTCctgttaatttcaatgggaattgtgtgttTAAATCTCCTAGGAAACTTGGAAAATCTTAGCCAATGATTATATTTCTGAAATATACAGAAATTTACTCAGCATTTCACCCACATCATCCTCACACTCTCCTGGGAGTCATGCATTGTAAATATATTAAAGAGATGTTCATTATGAGGATATCTTAACAACTCTAAAGTTAAAGCTGAGTTGAATTTTGCAATTAAAATAGGAGGATCAAAATTTCTTTGTTATGGATGAATAGTGCAATGTGTCCTCCTCAAACATACCCCAGTTACTGTTTgagtacagaatgaattttccAAGGATTGACAAGTTAATCCATTAATTACTCTGTGAGCAATACTTCTTGTAAAATGTGCCCTTGAAACAGCAATGagagttgggcatctaactccTTAAGAACCTTATAAAATCCCAGCCTTAGGTGTCATGGTGGTAAATGCGTCAGAAAtgagggatagatagatagatagatagatagatagatagatagatagatagatagatagcctTGCACTACAGCAGAAACAGTGAAATGTTTAAGAAATAGCCATGATTCAATAACTGGCCACAATGCTCAATCTTTGACTTTGACAGAGAAAAGAAAGATCCAACAAAGAATATTGACTGTGCTGATCCCAGTCCTCATCAAATTCTTTCAATGACCAAAGCAAAATTATTGAGTGACAAGATATTTCTTGTACACAATGTGCACTTAGCAATCAGAGCTTTCCACAACCATTACAAGGCACTGGGCTAGGACTCAGGAAATCTGAGTTCAGTTTCTGGTCCTGCTACCGACTTCCGGTCTTGatcagttccattgaaatcaatgggaatcttcccattgacctcaattaGTGTTGGATCAGGGTCTGTgccccagttccccatctataaattgGAATAatcatccttcctttctcccagcctttTTCTGCCTtgcctatttaaattgtaaactcttcagcCCAGGAactctctctcactgtgtgtgtatAGTTCCTAGTGTAATGGGGTTCCGATCTCATCCGGGATCTCTAAGTGGtattgtaatacaaattaataagaATGATGAGTTTAAGTATGACCTTCCTGATCATTTATTATTATGTATACAAAGACACAGACCCAGCCAGAAGAGCTTCAATACtctttgaaatcagtgagaaagtttaaaaaataatttatattttttctaaCATTTTTTATGAGCTTCCTACTTGGCACGTCCATATACTCAAACCTCCTCTTTTGTGCTAGAAGCTGCCTAGTGGAAAATTTTTTATCAAAACAACACTATTGTTGGTGGATTTACAAGAaggggggggaaatccaggaaGGTGTAGACTTATTAGTTTAAAATATCTTTCCTGCAGAGTGGTAGACCAGACCACTTGTCTGCAGCTTTGGCAGGAAAAATATCCCTGTGGCATACAAAAACCCCTATAAGGCTGTTTGCTTTGGCTGAATAAACTGCCTCTTTTCGTAACCCCggccattttttttctgttgaaggCTCAGAGTGGATTATTATTAGCCTTTCCATCAAATCACTTCTAACTCATCCCTATTTTGTTTTTATCTCAATTTCATATAACGGAAAATAAAATCAACTATAGAAACTTTTTGACAAATTAGAGATGTCAAGGACCAATGGATCTCAGATAACATTTTGTAAAACCTCAAATGCTTTAGGAGGAGCCTACggcccattttcaaaagcgacttaGGGACTCACTATCcttcagtgagacttaggctcctaagtgcctatgcTAGTTTTGAAAATGGGAGGTCAGTTCCTAAGCcacttaggcgcttttgaaaatgtttacctCTGGTCTGGTTGGTTTATTGGAATCCTTGATATTAATGCCAGAAAAGCCGTCCAGCCTACCCCTGGCTGACTATACATTACTGACTAATTCTTAACTGATTTGttctttctgttctttttcctttatcACCTAGTTAGGAAATACAATAAACCACTTTTTTTTTGCTATAAAGAACTAGGGTCTGATACTTCACTCCATTACACCAGCTTTACACTGGTGAAATTCTGTTGAAATGCATGGAGCTAaacactggcataaaactggagaATCAGGGCCCTAACGTGGAGATTAAGGGCTTCTCTACTACATAGTGCAGCAATGCATGCTCTGGGGTGCGATTTCTAAAGCAGACTAATGTGTTGCATCTTAATTGGTCTGAGTAGACCCCACTGGTGCaaactaaaggttccctagtgcatagggtgaccagatgtcccgattttacagggacagtcccgatttttgggtctttttcttatataggctcctattacccccccccccccgatttttcacatttgctatctggtcaccctactagtgCACTTTAATGTAAAGCTGgaaacagtactgtgttaaagcACACGAGAGAACCTTGAGTACGCCCCAGCAGGGCCTACATGGACCAAATAATGCACATCACATTAGTGCCCTTTAGAAATCACACACCCCGCAATGCGCATTGCCCCACTGTGTAAACAAGCCTTACAGATCttgaacctgattttcagaagtgctgggctcctacagttcccactgacttttcTGTCTCATTTCCCAGGGGTCAAATCCTAgtcctagtgaaatcaatggcaaaactcccattgatgttaatCAGGCCTAGATTTCACCCCATGTGTTAAGCACAGCAGGAACAAATTACCATAGATTCATTAAACAGAGCTGCCTAACACCTTTTACAATATTGTATGTCTATCTCACTGTCTAGGTTCTTATCTGGtgcctatcactgtagtatccatTCAATAgcctttagatcaggccctaaatgcctCACAACATTATAAAGTGTTTAGCTCTGTCTCGCTCTCTCACCTCTCAAGTCAGCAGGCTTTGGACCTTGTGTCTGAGTGCATGGTGTTAGCAGGGGAAGGCAAGTTTAAAGGTGGGATTTGTATTTTGCTCTAAAGGGGTTGAGATTTGTGGCCCTGCTGACCTCCTCCAGGAGCAAGTTCCAGATCCTTAGGCCAGTTTCCAGCAAAGGTGACTCCTAAAGGCACAAGTTTCCATTGTTCCAGTGGAAGTTGCAGTCACACAGGTTGAGGTGCTCCCCCAAGTTACTCGAACCAGTCTCATAGACGGCTTTGAAGTTTCATGCGCAGATGAGTCCTCAGAAATTGTGCCTCCCCATGCAGAGGCAATTACACCAGTTCTCAGATTTGCATGCAGTTCAGAACATATAGGACTTGAAAGGAAACTGATAGAGAAGATATGTTACCTGTGATTTCTGAAAAACTGTACAGGCAAAAATACTTCAATGTAAAGACCAATGAAGTTTTGAAAAGATGTAATCAGGGGAATTAAAAGAACTGGGGTGCCTGCATCTCATCAGTGCACATCACAAAGGCGACTGCTTACTATTACAGTTACTAGTCAATGAAGAAAATGGGTCTTTGGTGACTGGCACAAATTGGCTGTAAACATTTTAACCTGCCTGCAGTTCCATGCACAACTTGTTGGATCCAGTGGGGGAAATTATGGAAAAATACAAATTTGTATTTAATATACTTGTGAGGCTAGGAAAAGTTGTGATGATAAAGCTACATGTGGtctcagggtctgtctacactgcagggtaAACCCAGAGttagtagaactcaagttagcagaccctgggtttgttaacctaggatTTGAGCACCTACACTTATTTGTAATCCCAGGTTAGGATTTGTTGAACCCTAGTTCCCAACCTGGATCTCCAGCATTCACACTACATTATGTGGGCCTGAGttcaaccacccatatcccaggcTTCCTAGTGCCATCctaaaatgtggccactctagccttTTGTTCATGGTGGAGtttgggaaaacttgactgtccagaggacaaaggaaGTCAGCCAGTGGGACTCAGGGATACTTTAAGCAGACTCCATGAGCATGAGTCCAGGAGGTCTTCATCTATACAGCAAAGCAATAAGGCTTGAACCCTGAGTCCGG
This Chrysemys picta bellii isolate R12L10 chromosome 8, ASM1138683v2, whole genome shotgun sequence DNA region includes the following protein-coding sequences:
- the SELE gene encoding E-selectin isoform X3; this encodes MIGLWFLSLLTYGLMVLEEGNCWTYHYSEKNMTYKLAEEWCRKHYTNMVAIQNKEEIAHLNAFLPFNPSYYWIGIRKIDNEWTWVGTRKRLTEEAKNWAQDEPNNRKNDEDCVEIYIKRDKDAGKWNDERCNKQKVALCYAASCNQSSCSGHGECLETINNHTCLCDAGFYGPECQHVVSCDQLKEPDQGTLECSHPLQTYSYNSSCEVQCAEGYESTGFEPVWCTSSGNWSAPTPACTVVQCDGLKAPAHGSLTCSPASGNFLWNSTCEFACEEGFVLTGSDRLQCGASGEWDGQQPECEVVQCDGLKAPAHGSLTCSPASGNFLWNSTCEFACEEGFVLTGSDRLQCGASGKWDGEQPECEVVQCDGLKAPAHGSLTCSPASGNFLWNSTCEFACEEGFVLTGSDRLQCGASGEWDGQQPECEVVQCDGLKAPAHGSLTCSPASGNFLWNSTCEFACEEGFVLTGSDRLQCGASGKWDGEQPECEAVTCEAVNRPENGFVECTSRHPEFTHNSACEFRCEEGYRLSGSPAIQCTAQGEWSEPFPKCEVAQCETLILPEKGSMNCSHPLGDFAYSTVCEFNCTGGWLLNGSNVLQCGAAGNWTASQPTCEAPQVPEELLSYVSVGIAATGASLLSTASFLIWLVKRLRRKAKKFTPASSCQSLNSECTFQSTAHLI
- the SELE gene encoding E-selectin isoform X2, translating into MIGLWFLSLLTYGLMVLEEGNCWTYHYSEKNMTYKLAEEWCRKHYTNMVAIQNKEEIAHLNAFLPFNPSYYWIGIRKIDNEWTWVGTRKRLTEEAKNWAQDEPNNRKNDEDCVEIYIKRDKDAGKWNDERCNKQKVALCYAVVSCDQLKEPDQGTLECSHPLQTYSYNSSCEVQCAEGYESTGFEPVWCTSSGNWSAPTPACTVVQCDGLKAPAHGSLTCSPASGSFLWNSTCEFACEEGFMLTGSDRLQCGASGKWDGEQPECEVVQCDGLKAPAHGSLTCSPASGNFLWNSTCEFACEEGFVLTGSDRLQCGASGEWDGQQPECEVVQCDGLKAPAHGSLTCSPASGNFLWNSTCEFACEEGFVLTGSDRLQCGASGKWDGEQPECEVVQCDGLKAPAHGSLTCSPASGNFLWNSTCEFACEEGFVLTGSDRLQCGASGEWDGQQPECEVVQCDGLKAPAHGSLTCSPASGNFLWNSTCEFACEEGFVLTGSDRLQCGASGKWDGEQPECEAVTCEAVNRPENGFVECTSRHPEFTHNSACEFRCEEGYRLSGSPAIQCTAQGEWSEPFPKCEVAQCETLILPEKGSMNCSHPLGDFAYSTVCEFNCTGGWLLNGSNVLQCGAAGNWTASQPTCEAPQVPEELLSYVSVGIAATGASLLSTASFLIWLVKRLRRKAKKFTPASSCQSLNSECTFQSTAHLI
- the SELE gene encoding E-selectin isoform X1; the protein is MIGLWFLSLLTYGLMVLEEGNCWTYHYSEKNMTYKLAEEWCRKHYTNMVAIQNKEEIAHLNAFLPFNPSYYWIGIRKIDNEWTWVGTRKRLTEEAKNWAQDEPNNRKNDEDCVEIYIKRDKDAGKWNDERCNKQKVALCYAASCNQSSCSGHGECLETINNHTCLCDAGFYGPECQHVVSCDQLKEPDQGTLECSHPLQTYSYNSSCEVQCAEGYESTGFEPVWCTSSGNWSAPTPACTVVQCDGLKAPAHGSLTCSPASGSFLWNSTCEFACEEGFMLTGSDRLQCGASGKWDGEQPECEVVQCDGLKAPAHGSLTCSPASGNFLWNSTCEFACEEGFVLTGSDRLQCGASGEWDGQQPECEVVQCDGLKAPAHGSLTCSPASGNFLWNSTCEFACEEGFVLTGSDRLQCGASGKWDGEQPECEVVQCDGLKAPAHGSLTCSPASGNFLWNSTCEFACEEGFVLTGSDRLQCGASGEWDGQQPECEVVQCDGLKAPAHGSLTCSPASGNFLWNSTCEFACEEGFVLTGSDRLQCGASGKWDGEQPECEAVTCEAVNRPENGFVECTSRHPEFTHNSACEFRCEEGYRLSGSPAIQCTAQGEWSEPFPKCEVAQCETLILPEKGSMNCSHPLGDFAYSTVCEFNCTGGWLLNGSNVLQCGAAGNWTASQPTCEAPQVPEELLSYVSVGIAATGASLLSTASFLIWLVKRLRRKAKKFTPASSCQSLNSECTFQSTAHLI
- the SELE gene encoding E-selectin isoform X4, yielding MIGLWFLSLLTYGLMVLEEGNCWTYHYSEKNMTYKLAEEWCRKHYTNMVAIQNKEEIAHLNAFLPFNPSYYWIGIRKIDNEWTWVGTRKRLTEEAKNWAQDEPNNRKNDEDCVEIYIKRDKDAGKWNDERCNKQKVALCYAASCNQSSCSGHGECLETINNHTCLCDAGFYGPECQHVVSCDQLKEPDQGTLECSHPLQTYSYNSSCEVQCAEGYESTGFEPVWCTSSGNWSAPTPACTVVQCDGLKAPAHGSLTCSPASGSFLWNSTCEFACEEGFMLTGSDRLQCGASGKWDGEQPECEVVQCDGLKAPAHGSLTCSPASGNFLWNSTCEFACEEGFVLTGSDRLQCGASGEWDGQQPECEVVQCDGLKAPAHGSLTCSPASGNFLWNSTCEFACEEGFVLTGSDRLQCGASGKWDGEQPECEVVQCDGLKAPAHGSLTCSPASGNFLWNSTCEFACEEGFVLTGSDRLQCGASGEWDGQQPECEVVQCDGLKAPAHGSLTCSPASGNFLWNSTCEFACEEGFVLTGSDRLQCGASGKWDGEQPECEVAQCETLILPEKGSMNCSHPLGDFAYSTVCEFNCTGGWLLNGSNVLQCGAAGNWTASQPTCEAPQVPEELLSYVSVGIAATGASLLSTASFLIWLVKRLRRKAKKFTPASSCQSLNSECTFQSTAHLI